TTTTCAGGTCCAGTCTATGGCACTGCATTAGAAGACGCAGTTTCTTATCACAATGTGCCATCAAAACAGGAATCATTTGCACTTGTATTAGGTAATGAAGGGCAAGGAATGTCTGAGGCACTACTTGCTGCAACGTCGCAAAATGTCACGATTCCCATTTATGGGCGAGCAGAAAGTTTGAATGTAGCCATTGCTGCAGGCATTCTCATGTTCCATTTAAAAGGTTGACCCATACATTTGAGATGTATATAATAGATTTGTTAATAATTAAACATGTGCTAATAAAAAGACGAAAACTATTATCGGAGTTTGTTCAGGGAAGGACGATTATGACTGGGAGTCGTCCTCAACTTACATAGTTTGTTCACCTTTTTGGCTACTTAAAGAGATTTAAGTCGGGTGTTATGATCCGTTATCAACATATCTTCAGAGTGTATGCGTATATTTATGCATAAAACTGGGTGGTACCACGGCAAGGCTTCGTCCCATATTTGAGGGGCGGAGTCTTTTTTCGTAAAAAGGTACGTAACGAATCATAATGTGGCATGTAATGAATGGATATAAGGAGGCATTGTAATGGTGCAAACAGATGAAATGACAACAATCAAACAAGATGCATTGGAAGCAGTTGAACAAGCACAAGATGCACAAGCGTTACAAGCAGTGAAAGTACAGTACTTAGGGAAAAAAGGACTTGTCACTGGCTTGATGAAACATATGAAAGATTTACCGAAAGAAGAAAAACCAGCATATGGTCAAAAAGTGAATGAAGTGAGACAAGCGATTGAAGCAGCGATTGAAACGCGTCAAGTCACTTTAAATGAAGCAGCTTTGAATGAACAACTGGCACAGGAGTCAATTGATGTTACATTGCCAGGACGACCAGTTGCAAATGGTGCAGCACATCCACTAACAAGAACAATTGAGGAAATTGAAGACTTATTCTTAGGTCTAGGTTATGAAATTGTAACAGGTTATGAAGTGGAACAAGATTACTATAACTTTGAAGCATTAAACTTACCGAAATCACATCCAGCACGTGACATGCAAGATAGCTTCTATATCACAGAAGATATTTTAATGCGTACACATACATCTCCAGTGCAAGCGCGTACTTTGGAACAACGTAATGGTAAAGGACCAGTGAAAATCATCTGTCCAGGTAAAGTATATCGTCGTGACTCAGACGATGCGACACACAGTCACCAATTCACGCAAATTGAAGGACTTGTTGTCGATGAAAACATTAAAATGAGTGACTTAAAAGGAACACTTGAATTACTTGCGAAGTCATTATTCGGTGCAGACCGTGAAATTCGTCTACGCCCAAGTTACTTCCCATTTACAGAACCATCTGTAGAAGTCGATGTTTCATGTTTCAAATGTAAAGGGAAAGGTTGTAACGTCTGCAAACAAACAGGTTGGATTGAAATTTTAGGTGCCGGTATGGTACATCCAAACGTTTTAGAAATGGCAGGATTCGATTCTAAGAAATATTCAGGTTTCGCATTTGGTATGGGACCTGACCGTATTGCAATGTTGAAATATGGTATTGAAGACATTCGTCATTTCTATACAAATGATGTTAGATTCTTAAATCAATTTAAAGGTGTAGAAGATCGAGGTGAAACAACATGTTAATTTCTAAAGAATGGTTACAAGATTACGTTGCTGTAGATGCACCAATTGATGCATTAGCAGAGAAAATTACTCGCACAGGGATTGAAGTGGATGAAGTGATCGACCTAACTGAAGGTATTAAAAATCTTGTTGTCGGTTATGTTGAAAGTATCGAGAAACATCCAGATGCAGATAAATTAAATATTTGCCAAGTGAATATTGGAGAAGAAGTACCCGTACAAATCGTATGTGGCGCACCAAATGTAGATCAAGGTCAAACAGTTATTGTTGCAAAAGTAGGTGGGCGTTTACCAGGTGGCATTAAAATTAAACGTGCCAAATTACGTGGCCAAGTATCTGAAGGTATGATTTGCTCATTACAAGAAATTGGTTTGTCAGGTAATGTGGCGCCAAAAGAATATGAAGCAGGTATTTATAACTTTGCAACGGCTGTTGAGCCAGGTACAAACGCACTTGAAGCATTGCATTTAGAAGATCAGTTGATGTCATTTGATCTGACACCTAACCGTGCAGATGCGTTAAGTATGATTGGTACAGCTTATGAAGTTGGTGCATTGTATAACTTACCAGTTCAACGTCCAACAGCAACACCAACGGAACAATCAACTCAAGCAAGTGATGAGTTAGCAGTTACAGTTGAAAATGAAGATAAAGTGCCATATTACAGTGCGCGTATCGTTAAAAATGTAAAAATTGCACCATCTCCTGAATGGATGCAAGCACGTTTAATGAAAGCTGGCATTCGTCCAATTAACAATGTTGTGGATATCTCAAACTATATCTTATTAGAATATGGTCAACCATTGCATATGTTTGACCAAGATCAAATCGGTTCAAAAGAAATTTTAGTACGTAAAGCACAAGCGGATGAGAAGATGACGACACTTGACGATCAAGAACGTACATTGCTTGCTTCAGATATCGTCATTACAAATGGACAAGCACCAATTGCATTAGGTGGTGTGATGGGCGGGGACTTCTCAGAGGTCACTGACAAGACACAAAATGTCGTTGTTGAAGGTGCCATTTTTGATTCAGCTTCAATTCGTCATACATCACGTCGTTTGAATCTACGCAGTGAAGCATCAAGTCGTTTTGAAAAAGGCATTGCGACAGAGTTTGTAGATGAAGCTGTGGATCGTGCATGCTACTTATTAGAAACACTTGCGGAAGGTGAAACACTTGCAGGTCGTGTTGCAAGTGGTGATTTAGGTGAATTTGTAACAGAAATCAATATTACAGTAAATCGTATTAACCGTACAATTGGTTTTGACTTACCAAAGGCAGATATCATTGCAATCTTTGAACAACTAGGTTTTGAAACAAAAGAAAATGGTGACACATTAACAGTACGTGTACCATCACGCCGTCGAGATATTACGATTGAAGCGGACTTAGTGGAAGAAGTCGCACGTATTTACGGCTATGATATTATTCCTTCATCATTACCAGTATTTGAAGAAGTGACAAGTGGTGCATTAACAGACCGTCAACGTAAAACACGTGTCGTTCGTCATACACTAGAAGGTGCAGGGCTTTCACAAGCCATCACATACTCACTCGTTGATCAAGCGCGTGCAACAGCATTCACAACTGAGCAACGTGATACGATTTCATTGTTAATGCCAATGAGTGAAAGCTATGCAACATTACGTCAAAGCTTGATTCCACACTTAATCGATGCAACACAATATAATGTTGCACGTAAAAACAATGATATTGCGCTTTATGAAATTGGTAATGTGTTCTTCGGAAAAGAAGACAGCGCTATGCCTGATGAAGTGGAGTATTTAAGTGGTATTATGACAGGTGAATATACGTCAAATGCTTGGCAAGGTAAAAAAGAAGAGGTTGATTTCTATCTTGCAAAAGGAATTGTAGATCGTGTTGCAGATAAATTAGCACTTTCGTTTGAATATGAAGTAGGGCAAGTAGATGGTTTACACCCTGGACGTACAGCTTTTGTTTTATTAAATGGTAAACGCATTGGCTTCATCGGTGAACTACACCCAAGCGTTGCGAAAGATTATGACCTTGGACGTACTTATGTATTCGAATTAAACTATGACCATATCATGAAACAAGCGGTTGGTTATATTAATTATCAACCAATTCCACGTTTCCCTGGTGTGACACGTGATATCGCTCTCGTAGTAAATTCAGAAGTACAAGCAGCCGAATTAGTTTCAACCATTCGAGAAAATGGTGGTAAATTACTACAAGATGCCAAAGTATTCGATGTGTATGAAGGTGAGCATATGGAAGCAGGCAAAAAATCAGTAGCCATCCGTTTAGCATATTTAGATAAAGAACAGACGTTAACTGAAGAACAAGTTACAGAAGTTCACAGTAAGATTTTATCTGCACTTGAAGTAGAAGGTGTAACATTAAGAGGATAAAATAGAAATGCCCGTTCATCAGACACTGACTACAGTGTTTGTCGAATGGGCTTTTTACGCTTACAACATTGAATAGACTTAATGAGTATGTTATATTATAAAAAAAGAGAGACATGCTCCAACATGTCTCTCAGAGCCCGTTAAAAAGACGGTGACTTTTTAATTTGATGGTAATAACCATTTCATCTACTTTGTCAAAAGTTGGGAATGGTTATTTTTTTGACTATTAATTGAAACGACTACAATGCCAATGATTGTTAATACAACCATTAGCATTTCGTAATCAGTCATGTTGTTCCTTTCTGGGTGTTACAACTATAATCATAGGCATCACCCCTTTTAAAAGAGTTAGCCACCATCTATCCAACTTGCTCAGTTACTATTCTATCACAATTAAGTTTTATTTTTAATTATATTTCACACGTCTTTATTAAGAGGAATATCTAGGTTTAGTTCGATAGGATACTAAAATACATGAAATGACCATTCATCAGACACTGACTCAAGTGTTTGTCGAATGGGCTTTTTACGCTTATAACATTGAATAGACTTAATGAGTATGTTATATTATAAAAAAAGAGAGACATGCTGCAACATGTCTCTCAGAGCCCGTT
This region of Staphylococcus sp. IVB6240 genomic DNA includes:
- the pheT gene encoding phenylalanine--tRNA ligase subunit beta, whose translation is MLISKEWLQDYVAVDAPIDALAEKITRTGIEVDEVIDLTEGIKNLVVGYVESIEKHPDADKLNICQVNIGEEVPVQIVCGAPNVDQGQTVIVAKVGGRLPGGIKIKRAKLRGQVSEGMICSLQEIGLSGNVAPKEYEAGIYNFATAVEPGTNALEALHLEDQLMSFDLTPNRADALSMIGTAYEVGALYNLPVQRPTATPTEQSTQASDELAVTVENEDKVPYYSARIVKNVKIAPSPEWMQARLMKAGIRPINNVVDISNYILLEYGQPLHMFDQDQIGSKEILVRKAQADEKMTTLDDQERTLLASDIVITNGQAPIALGGVMGGDFSEVTDKTQNVVVEGAIFDSASIRHTSRRLNLRSEASSRFEKGIATEFVDEAVDRACYLLETLAEGETLAGRVASGDLGEFVTEINITVNRINRTIGFDLPKADIIAIFEQLGFETKENGDTLTVRVPSRRRDITIEADLVEEVARIYGYDIIPSSLPVFEEVTSGALTDRQRKTRVVRHTLEGAGLSQAITYSLVDQARATAFTTEQRDTISLLMPMSESYATLRQSLIPHLIDATQYNVARKNNDIALYEIGNVFFGKEDSAMPDEVEYLSGIMTGEYTSNAWQGKKEEVDFYLAKGIVDRVADKLALSFEYEVGQVDGLHPGRTAFVLLNGKRIGFIGELHPSVAKDYDLGRTYVFELNYDHIMKQAVGYINYQPIPRFPGVTRDIALVVNSEVQAAELVSTIRENGGKLLQDAKVFDVYEGEHMEAGKKSVAIRLAYLDKEQTLTEEQVTEVHSKILSALEVEGVTLRG
- the pheS gene encoding phenylalanine--tRNA ligase subunit alpha; translation: MVQTDEMTTIKQDALEAVEQAQDAQALQAVKVQYLGKKGLVTGLMKHMKDLPKEEKPAYGQKVNEVRQAIEAAIETRQVTLNEAALNEQLAQESIDVTLPGRPVANGAAHPLTRTIEEIEDLFLGLGYEIVTGYEVEQDYYNFEALNLPKSHPARDMQDSFYITEDILMRTHTSPVQARTLEQRNGKGPVKIICPGKVYRRDSDDATHSHQFTQIEGLVVDENIKMSDLKGTLELLAKSLFGADREIRLRPSYFPFTEPSVEVDVSCFKCKGKGCNVCKQTGWIEILGAGMVHPNVLEMAGFDSKKYSGFAFGMGPDRIAMLKYGIEDIRHFYTNDVRFLNQFKGVEDRGETTC